The Paraburkholderia sp. SOS3 genome includes a region encoding these proteins:
- a CDS encoding FAD binding domain-containing protein, whose translation MYTFDYQRAADPKAAVSALAADVDAKFLAGGQSLLPTMRLRLAQPSQLIDVTRIPELKQIRAGDRTLSIGAAVCHADVAANEDVRHALPALADLAAHIGDRQVRALGTIGGSLANDDPAACYPAAVLGLDATVVTDRRRITAEDFFVGMYETALAPDELIVSVEFPFAERAAYEKFRNPASHFALVGVFVAKQAGGVRVAVTGAAPSVFRVPELEQALSADFSPAAARAVTVSADGLNTDLHASAEYRAHLIPILAARAVERAKA comes from the coding sequence ATGTACACATTCGACTATCAACGTGCGGCCGATCCGAAGGCCGCGGTATCGGCGCTCGCCGCGGACGTCGACGCGAAGTTTCTGGCCGGCGGCCAAAGCCTGCTGCCGACCATGCGCCTGCGTCTCGCGCAGCCCTCGCAGCTGATCGACGTCACGCGCATTCCCGAGCTCAAGCAGATCCGCGCAGGCGACAGGACGCTGTCGATCGGCGCCGCCGTCTGTCACGCAGACGTCGCGGCGAACGAGGACGTGCGCCACGCGCTGCCCGCGCTTGCCGATCTCGCTGCGCACATCGGCGATCGTCAGGTGCGCGCGCTCGGCACGATCGGCGGCTCGCTCGCGAACGACGACCCGGCTGCCTGCTATCCGGCCGCCGTGCTCGGCCTCGACGCGACGGTCGTGACCGATCGCCGCCGCATCACGGCCGAAGACTTCTTCGTCGGCATGTACGAGACCGCGCTCGCCCCGGACGAACTGATCGTGTCGGTCGAATTTCCGTTCGCGGAGCGCGCCGCGTACGAGAAGTTCAGGAATCCGGCGTCGCATTTCGCGCTCGTCGGCGTGTTCGTCGCGAAGCAGGCAGGCGGCGTGCGCGTCGCGGTGACGGGCGCGGCGCCGTCGGTGTTTCGCGTGCCCGAGCTCGAACAGGCGCTATCGGCCGACTTCTCGCCGGCGGCGGCGCGCGCCGTGACGGTTTCGGCCGACGGCCTCAATACGGATCTGCACGCGAGCGCCGAATATCGCGCTCATCTGATTCCGATCCTCGCGGCGCGCGCGGTCGAACGCGCGAAGGCATAG
- a CDS encoding AAA family ATPase, whose translation MQPASIDDTLARLTEQDYFASRELATALFLALRMERPLFVEGEPGVGKTELAKAAAGMLGTSLLRLQCYEGLDTASALYEWDYPRQIMALRVAEASGEKPGSDTLYRSEFLLKRPLLQALMPDERNPGARRVLLIDEIDRADEPFEAFLLELLSDFQVSIPEYGTVRAQQRPLVVMTSNRTREVHDALKRRCLYQWIGYPERERELAIVAARAPETSEALQRHAVGFVHQLRGMDLFKAPGIAETIDWCRALNALCVTELDPQSVQDTLGVLLKYQDDLARMDAQQIAECIAAAE comes from the coding sequence ATGCAACCCGCCTCCATCGACGACACGCTCGCGCGACTGACCGAACAGGACTACTTCGCGAGCCGCGAGCTTGCGACGGCGCTCTTTCTCGCCTTGCGGATGGAGCGGCCGCTGTTCGTCGAAGGCGAGCCCGGCGTCGGCAAGACCGAGCTCGCGAAGGCCGCGGCCGGCATGCTCGGCACGTCGCTGCTGCGGCTGCAGTGCTACGAAGGACTCGACACGGCCAGCGCGCTGTACGAGTGGGACTACCCGCGGCAGATCATGGCGCTGCGTGTCGCCGAAGCGTCCGGCGAGAAGCCCGGCAGCGACACGCTCTATCGCAGCGAATTCCTGCTCAAGCGCCCGCTGCTGCAGGCGCTGATGCCCGACGAACGGAACCCGGGCGCGCGCCGCGTGCTGCTGATCGATGAAATCGACCGCGCCGACGAGCCGTTCGAAGCGTTCCTGCTCGAACTGCTCTCGGACTTTCAGGTGTCGATTCCCGAGTACGGCACCGTGCGCGCGCAGCAGCGGCCGCTTGTCGTGATGACGTCGAACCGCACGCGCGAAGTGCACGATGCGTTGAAGCGGCGCTGTCTCTATCAATGGATCGGCTACCCGGAGCGCGAACGCGAACTCGCGATCGTCGCCGCGCGTGCGCCCGAAACGAGCGAAGCGCTGCAACGGCATGCGGTCGGCTTCGTGCATCAGTTGCGCGGGATGGATCTGTTCAAGGCGCCGGGCATCGCCGAAACGATCGACTGGTGCCGCGCGCTCAACGCGCTCTGCGTGACCGAGCTCGATCCACAATCGGTGCAGGATACGCTGGGCGTACTGCTCAAGTATCAGGACGATCTCGCGCGCATGGACGCGCAACAGATCGCCGAGTGCATCGCCGCGGCGGAGTGA
- a CDS encoding vWA domain-containing protein, with protein sequence MNATPDTDEAPHAFPAFARNVVHFVRLLRAAGLPMSPAQAVDALDALRHVGLARRDDVQAALAALLVRAPDERELFDAAFELFWRDPDWAGKMRALLLPKVGNTIPPPKRNNRLADALAARPPVTRNAPRAPRMEQHELHAHVTFSAEERLRHRDFDTLSADEWRTLRHVIRSHRLPLAMEPTRRLKAASRGTHADLRASARHAVRAGGDWTVWKYRAAVERKPPLVLLLDISGSMSSYSRAVLYFCHALLQSRERLQVFLFGTRLTNATRALRERDPDVAIAALAEQVVDWSGGTRIGAALADFNRRWARRVLTGRATVVFVTDGLDHEAIDLLAAEMSRLRRFAHRIVWLNPLLRYSEFAPKARGVQAILPHVDAHRPVHNLDSLSAFARDLAQLAPLAPATQPAHRALRPAAPADLAARTPKPAGDTRWT encoded by the coding sequence ATGAACGCCACGCCGGATACCGACGAAGCACCGCACGCTTTTCCCGCATTCGCGCGCAACGTCGTGCATTTCGTGCGGCTGCTGCGCGCGGCTGGCCTGCCGATGTCGCCGGCACAGGCCGTCGACGCGCTCGACGCATTGCGCCACGTCGGACTCGCGCGCCGCGACGACGTGCAAGCCGCGCTGGCCGCACTGCTCGTGCGTGCGCCCGACGAACGCGAACTGTTCGACGCGGCGTTCGAGCTCTTCTGGCGCGATCCCGATTGGGCCGGCAAGATGCGCGCGCTGCTGCTGCCGAAAGTCGGCAACACGATCCCGCCGCCGAAGCGCAACAACCGCCTCGCCGACGCGCTCGCGGCGCGTCCGCCGGTCACGCGCAACGCGCCGCGCGCGCCGCGAATGGAACAGCACGAGTTGCACGCGCACGTCACCTTCAGCGCGGAAGAACGGCTGCGCCACCGCGACTTCGATACGCTGAGCGCCGACGAATGGCGCACGCTGCGCCATGTGATCCGCAGCCACCGGCTGCCGCTCGCGATGGAACCGACACGCCGCCTCAAAGCCGCATCGCGCGGCACGCATGCGGACCTGCGTGCGAGCGCGCGGCACGCGGTGCGGGCGGGCGGCGACTGGACCGTCTGGAAATATCGCGCGGCCGTCGAGCGCAAGCCGCCGCTCGTCCTGCTGCTCGATATCTCCGGTTCGATGAGCAGCTATTCGCGCGCGGTGCTGTACTTCTGCCACGCGCTGCTGCAGTCGCGCGAGCGCCTGCAGGTGTTCCTGTTCGGCACGCGGCTGACGAACGCGACGCGCGCGCTGCGCGAGCGCGACCCCGATGTGGCGATTGCGGCGCTCGCGGAGCAGGTGGTCGACTGGTCCGGCGGCACGCGCATCGGCGCGGCGCTGGCCGACTTCAACCGGCGCTGGGCACGACGCGTGCTGACCGGCAGGGCGACCGTGGTCTTCGTTACCGATGGCCTCGATCATGAAGCGATCGATCTGCTGGCCGCTGAAATGAGCCGCCTGCGGCGCTTCGCGCACCGCATCGTCTGGCTCAATCCGTTGCTGCGCTACAGCGAATTCGCGCCGAAAGCGCGCGGCGTGCAAGCGATCCTGCCGCATGTGGACGCGCACCGGCCGGTCCATAATCTCGACAGCCTCAGCGCGTTCGCCCGCGATCTCGCGCAGCTTGCGCCGCTTGCGCCCGCCACGCAGCCGGCCCATCGAGCGCTGCGGCCGGCCGCACCCGCCGACCTCGCCGCGCGAACCCCAAAACCCGCAGGAGACACACGATGGACCTGA
- a CDS encoding xanthine dehydrogenase family protein molybdopterin-binding subunit, with protein MNAPETHRIIGASVKRKEDARFLTGTGQYTDDVVLPNQSYAVFLRSPHAHARIKRIDTTAAKQSPGVVAIFTGADLAADNVGGLPCGWLIHSIDGTPMHEPPHPVIAHTKVRHVGDQVALVIADSVNAAKNALELIEVDYDELPAIVDTAHAADAGQPAVHDEVPNNTCFTWGHGDKAATDAAFANAAHVTTLDIVNNRLVPNAIEPRAANAAWSPYDDSYTVYVANQNPHVERLLMAAFVLALPESKVRVIAPDVGGGFGSKIFLYAEDVAVTWASKKVRRPVKWTAERSESFLCDAHGRDHVTKAELAMDKDGKFLAMRVHTIANMGAYLSTFASSVPTVLYATLLAGQYATPAIYAEVKAVFTNTVPVDAYRGAGRPEATYVVERLVESAARELNIHPAELRRRNFIRSFPYATPVGLTYDTGDYETLLARAIELADVEGFAARRQASEQKGKRRGLGYSCYIEACGLAPSNVAGALGARAGLFEAGEIRVHPTGSVTVFTGSHSHGQGHETTFAQVVADRLGVPIENVEVVHGDTGRIPFGMGTYGSRSIAVGGSAIVKALDKIEAKAKKIAAHLLEASPDDIEFKDGTFRVAGTDRTKTFTDISLAAYVPHNYPLDKLEPGLDESAFYDPTNFTYPAGAYICEVEVDVDTGETRIERFTAIDDFGNVINPMIVEGQVHGGLGQGIGQAMLERCVYDTESGQLLSGSYMDYAMPHASDLPQFTVETAKGTPCTHNPLGVKGCGEAGAIGSPPAVINAIIDALAPLGVTDLQMPATPHRIWSAMQAAGASQRTSSKPA; from the coding sequence ATGAACGCACCCGAAACCCATCGCATCATTGGCGCTTCCGTCAAACGTAAGGAAGACGCCCGCTTCCTCACCGGCACCGGCCAGTACACGGACGACGTGGTCCTGCCCAATCAGTCGTACGCGGTGTTTCTGCGCTCGCCGCATGCGCATGCGCGCATCAAGCGCATCGACACGACGGCGGCGAAGCAGTCGCCGGGCGTCGTCGCGATCTTCACCGGCGCGGACCTCGCGGCGGACAACGTCGGCGGCCTGCCATGCGGCTGGCTGATCCACAGCATCGACGGCACGCCGATGCACGAGCCGCCGCATCCGGTGATCGCACATACGAAGGTCAGGCACGTCGGCGACCAGGTCGCGCTCGTGATCGCCGACTCGGTCAACGCGGCGAAAAATGCGCTCGAACTGATCGAAGTCGATTACGACGAACTGCCCGCGATCGTCGACACCGCACATGCAGCCGACGCGGGCCAACCCGCCGTGCACGACGAAGTGCCCAACAATACCTGCTTCACGTGGGGCCACGGCGACAAGGCTGCGACCGACGCCGCCTTCGCCAACGCCGCGCATGTGACGACCCTCGATATCGTCAATAACCGGCTCGTGCCGAACGCAATCGAGCCGCGCGCGGCGAACGCCGCCTGGTCGCCATACGACGACAGCTACACCGTCTACGTCGCGAATCAGAACCCGCACGTCGAACGGCTGCTGATGGCTGCGTTCGTCCTCGCGCTGCCCGAATCGAAGGTGCGCGTGATCGCACCGGACGTCGGCGGCGGTTTCGGCTCGAAGATCTTTCTGTATGCCGAAGACGTCGCCGTGACGTGGGCGTCGAAGAAGGTGCGGCGCCCCGTCAAATGGACCGCCGAGCGCTCCGAATCGTTCCTCTGCGATGCGCACGGCCGCGACCACGTCACGAAGGCCGAACTTGCGATGGACAAGGACGGCAAGTTCCTCGCGATGCGCGTGCACACGATCGCCAATATGGGCGCGTATCTGTCGACGTTCGCCTCGAGCGTACCGACCGTGCTGTACGCGACGCTGCTCGCGGGCCAGTACGCGACGCCCGCGATCTACGCGGAAGTCAAAGCGGTCTTCACGAACACGGTGCCCGTCGACGCGTATCGCGGCGCCGGGCGCCCCGAAGCGACTTACGTGGTCGAGCGGCTCGTCGAAAGCGCGGCGCGCGAACTCAACATTCACCCGGCCGAACTGCGCCGCCGCAACTTCATCCGTTCGTTCCCGTACGCGACGCCGGTCGGCCTCACCTACGATACCGGCGACTACGAAACGCTTCTGGCGCGCGCCATCGAACTGGCCGACGTCGAAGGCTTCGCTGCGCGCAGGCAGGCCTCGGAGCAGAAAGGCAAGCGGCGCGGCCTTGGCTACTCGTGCTACATCGAAGCGTGCGGACTCGCGCCGTCGAATGTCGCCGGCGCGCTCGGCGCGCGTGCGGGTCTGTTCGAAGCAGGCGAAATCCGCGTGCATCCGACCGGCTCCGTGACCGTGTTCACAGGCTCGCACAGCCACGGCCAGGGTCACGAGACGACTTTCGCGCAAGTGGTGGCGGACCGGCTCGGCGTGCCGATCGAAAACGTCGAGGTCGTGCATGGCGACACCGGGCGCATTCCGTTCGGCATGGGCACATACGGCTCGCGCTCGATTGCGGTCGGCGGCTCGGCGATCGTCAAGGCGCTCGACAAGATCGAAGCGAAAGCGAAGAAGATCGCCGCGCATCTGCTCGAGGCGTCGCCCGACGACATCGAGTTCAAGGACGGCACGTTCCGCGTGGCCGGCACCGATCGCACGAAAACCTTCACGGACATATCGCTCGCCGCCTACGTGCCGCACAACTATCCGCTCGACAAGCTCGAACCGGGCCTCGACGAAAGCGCGTTCTACGATCCGACCAACTTCACCTATCCGGCCGGCGCCTATATCTGCGAAGTCGAAGTCGACGTCGATACGGGCGAAACGCGCATCGAACGCTTCACCGCGATCGACGACTTCGGCAACGTGATCAACCCGATGATCGTCGAAGGACAGGTGCACGGCGGCCTCGGCCAGGGCATCGGCCAGGCGATGCTCGAGCGCTGCGTGTACGACACCGAAAGCGGCCAGCTGCTGTCGGGTTCGTATATGGACTACGCGATGCCGCATGCGTCCGATCTGCCGCAGTTCACGGTCGAAACCGCGAAAGGCACGCCGTGCACGCACAATCCGCTCGGCGTGAAAGGCTGCGGCGAAGCGGGCGCGATCGGCTCGCCGCCGGCGGTGATCAACGCGATCATCGATGCGCTCGCGCCGCTCGGCGTCACCGACCTGCAGATGCCGGCGACGCCGCATCGGATCTGGTCGGCGATGCAAGCCGCGGGAGCGTCGCAACGCACGTCGTCCAAACCGGCCTGA